In Dehalococcoidia bacterium, a genomic segment contains:
- the folD gene encoding bifunctional methylenetetrahydrofolate dehydrogenase/methenyltetrahydrofolate cyclohydrolase FolD has product MPARVLNGARIAEEIRNEVAEGVRRFQMAHGFPPGLAAVLIGDNPASAIYVRNKQRACQEVGIYTETFTLPTMASIQETLALIQRLNGDARFHGILVQLPLPPHLDERKVLEAIDPKKDIDGLHPFNAGRLLAGTPVFVPCTPAGIQELLLRSGYSPEGQHVVICGRSNIVGKPLAVLLMQKTKGANATVTLCHTGTRDLPAITRQADILVAAIGQPRFIKAYMVKPGAVVVDVGINRVPSPSQPGRSILVGDVDFEGVAERAEAITPVPGGVGPLTVAMLLVNTLKAARLAVHGEV; this is encoded by the coding sequence ATGCCGGCGCGTGTGTTGAACGGTGCCCGCATCGCGGAGGAGATTCGCAACGAGGTAGCTGAGGGGGTGCGCCGTTTCCAGATGGCCCACGGTTTCCCCCCGGGATTGGCGGCGGTACTCATCGGCGACAACCCTGCCTCGGCCATCTATGTGCGCAACAAGCAGAGGGCCTGCCAAGAGGTGGGCATCTACACCGAGACTTTCACTTTGCCCACGATGGCCAGTATCCAGGAGACTCTGGCTCTCATCCAGCGCCTGAACGGTGATGCCCGCTTCCACGGCATCCTCGTCCAACTGCCACTGCCGCCCCATCTGGACGAGCGCAAAGTTTTGGAAGCCATAGACCCGAAAAAGGATATTGACGGCCTGCACCCCTTCAATGCGGGGCGTCTGCTGGCGGGCACGCCGGTGTTTGTGCCCTGCACGCCGGCCGGGATTCAGGAACTCCTCCTGCGGAGTGGATATAGCCCCGAGGGCCAGCACGTGGTCATCTGCGGGCGCAGTAACATCGTGGGCAAGCCCCTGGCTGTCTTGCTGATGCAGAAGACGAAGGGGGCCAACGCCACGGTAACCCTGTGCCACACAGGCACCCGCGACCTGCCCGCCATTACCCGTCAAGCGGATATCTTGGTGGCTGCCATCGGCCAGCCCCGCTTCATCAAGGCTTATATGGTCAAGCCGGGGGCGGTGGTGGTGGATGTGGGCATCAATCGTGTGCCCTCACCGAGCCAGCCGGGGCGGAGCATCCTGGTGGGGGATGTGGACTTTGAGGGGGTGGCGGAGCGCGCCGAGGCGATAACTCCCGTGCCGGGGGGTGTCGGCCCCCTCACCGTTGCTATGCTATTAGTGAACACCCTGAAGGCAGCGCGCTTGGCGGTGCACGGGGAGGTGTAG
- a CDS encoding DUF2905 domain-containing protein, which produces MASLEPLARLLLLAGIALVVFGGLLYLVAKGGVPFVGRLPGDFFVQKGRFTFYFPLATSLLVSLLLTLVLTLVVRFLAR; this is translated from the coding sequence ATGGCTTCCTTGGAGCCTTTGGCCCGTCTGCTCCTGTTGGCAGGCATCGCTTTAGTGGTATTTGGGGGGCTCCTCTACCTGGTGGCCAAGGGCGGGGTGCCTTTTGTGGGGCGCTTGCCCGGCGACTTTTTCGTGCAGAAGGGGCGGTTCACCTTCTACTTCCCTTTGGCCACCTCCCTTTTGGTGAGCCTCCTATTGACCCTGGTGCTGACCCTGGTGGTTCGGTTTCTGGCCCGCTAA
- the queA gene encoding tRNA preQ1(34) S-adenosylmethionine ribosyltransferase-isomerase QueA: protein MRTSEFDYYLPPHLIAQEPVEPRDHSRLMVVERATGRIRHRRYFYEIAEELAPGDLLVFNDTRVVPARLYGKRADTGGAVELLLLQRLEPGRWHAIGRPGRHLRPGALLLFGEGEHHVRVTVQKDVGEGVREVLLEGEEYLEQVGRVPLPPYIHKPLTDPERYQTVFARQPGSVAAPTAALHFTPTLMERLTSKGVHIAFVTLHIGLDTFRPVRTENPREHKLHGEPFTLPPETAQIIAKTKENGRRVVAVGTTVVRVLEHVATAYGQVRPASGWADLYILPGYQFKVVDALVTNFHLPRTTLLMLVCAFAGRDLVLRAYQEAVQEGYRFYSFGDAMFLDGAPQGAPHPLEGEHCQPP from the coding sequence ATGCGCACCAGCGAATTTGATTACTACCTCCCGCCCCACCTGATTGCCCAGGAGCCTGTGGAGCCCCGTGACCACTCCCGTCTGATGGTGGTGGAGCGGGCGACGGGGCGCATCCGCCATCGGCGTTACTTTTACGAGATCGCCGAGGAACTGGCCCCTGGCGACTTGCTGGTGTTTAACGACACACGGGTAGTGCCGGCCCGCTTGTACGGCAAAAGGGCCGATACTGGGGGGGCGGTGGAGCTGCTCCTGTTACAGCGTCTGGAGCCGGGGCGCTGGCACGCCATCGGCCGCCCGGGACGCCATCTGCGCCCGGGGGCTCTGCTCCTGTTCGGGGAGGGGGAGCACCACGTGCGCGTTACAGTGCAAAAAGATGTGGGGGAGGGAGTGCGGGAGGTGCTCCTGGAGGGGGAGGAGTATCTGGAGCAGGTGGGCCGGGTGCCCTTGCCTCCCTACATCCACAAGCCTTTGACCGACCCCGAGCGCTACCAAACGGTATTCGCCCGTCAGCCGGGGAGTGTGGCGGCCCCCACGGCAGCTCTCCACTTCACTCCTACCCTCATGGAACGGCTCACCAGTAAAGGTGTGCACATCGCTTTTGTAACACTGCACATCGGCCTGGATACCTTCCGCCCGGTCCGCACCGAGAATCCCCGAGAGCACAAGCTGCACGGCGAACCCTTTACCCTTCCCCCTGAAACGGCACAGATTATTGCGAAAACTAAAGAAAACGGACGGCGCGTCGTGGCCGTAGGCACCACCGTCGTGCGGGTGTTGGAGCACGTGGCGACGGCCTACGGCCAGGTGCGCCCGGCCAGCGGGTGGGCAGACCTGTATATTTTACCGGGGTACCAGTTCAAGGTGGTGGATGCCCTCGTGACCAACTTTCACCTCCCTCGCACCACGTTGCTGATGCTGGTATGCGCGTTTGCGGGGCGCGATCTGGTTTTGCGGGCTTACCAGGAGGCGGTGCAGGAGGGGTATCGCTTCTACAGTTTCGGCGACGCCATGTTTTTGGACGGGGCCCCACAGGGTGCACCGCATCCTCTAGAAGGGGAGCACTGTCAGCCCCCGTAA
- the efp gene encoding elongation factor P encodes MPETISYSDLRRGTVIELDGEPYQVVEWKHVIMQQRTPVLSLKLRHLKTGRVLERNLPGYTRLVLAEVETRESQYLYYDGHNYVFMDTETYDQFPLTADQVGEGVQYMKEGLPVKIVYYRGQPVALELPNFVELKVTETSPAFKGDTAQSGRKPATLETGAVVKVPMHVKVGDIIKVDTRTGEYIETVS; translated from the coding sequence ATGCCCGAGACCATCTCTTACAGCGACTTGCGGCGCGGCACGGTGATTGAACTGGACGGGGAGCCGTATCAAGTGGTGGAATGGAAGCATGTGATTATGCAACAGCGCACCCCCGTTCTCTCCTTGAAACTGCGCCACCTCAAAACGGGACGCGTTTTGGAACGCAACCTCCCCGGCTACACCCGTCTGGTTCTGGCAGAGGTCGAGACCCGCGAATCCCAATACCTCTACTATGATGGGCACAACTATGTTTTTATGGATACCGAGACCTACGACCAATTCCCCCTCACTGCCGACCAGGTGGGAGAGGGTGTCCAATATATGAAGGAGGGTCTTCCCGTCAAAATTGTCTACTACCGGGGCCAGCCCGTTGCCCTGGAGCTTCCGAACTTCGTGGAACTGAAAGTAACTGAGACCTCTCCTGCCTTCAAGGGGGATACGGCCCAATCGGGACGCAAGCCCGCCACCTTGGAAACGGGCGCGGTCGTCAAAGTCCCCATGCACGTGAAGGTTGGGGACATCATCAAAGTGGACACCCGCACGGGTGAATATATCGAGACCGTGTCGTAG
- the xseA gene encoding exodeoxyribonuclease VII large subunit, with the protein MPVYTVSQVARYLKDTLQRDALLGDLWVQGEVSNLRTTPTGHTFFTLKDATAALRCVAFNRILGSHLLEDGQEVLAYGRISFYEARGDVNFYVEVVRPVGTGALALEFARLKNRLEAEGLFARKRPLPPFPRRIGVVTSPMGAVWHDIQTTIRKRYPIVELVLAPCQVQGDGAADTIVEALEALAREPGIDLVIVARGGGSLEELWPFNEERVARAIFRCPFPVITGIGHETDTTIADLVADVRAPTPTAAAQQAVPDRTDLLHRIDAYWKRAQALWHRRLIQASQGLEALTARLVRCAPDTHAPRQQVDTLLRHAYRALERSLRSRRMALNALMARLEALNPRRVLERGYAVVTRRGENRPITHPRQVASGDALTVWVMGGAFGARAEG; encoded by the coding sequence TTGCCCGTCTATACGGTCTCCCAAGTGGCCCGCTACCTCAAGGACACCTTGCAACGGGACGCTCTGCTCGGCGACTTATGGGTGCAGGGGGAGGTGTCCAACCTCCGCACCACCCCCACAGGCCACACCTTCTTCACTTTGAAAGACGCCACCGCAGCCCTGCGCTGTGTGGCCTTTAACCGCATCCTCGGAAGCCACCTGTTGGAAGACGGGCAGGAGGTGCTGGCTTACGGGCGTATCTCCTTTTACGAAGCGCGGGGTGATGTGAACTTTTATGTGGAAGTGGTTCGGCCTGTGGGAACGGGGGCGTTGGCCCTGGAGTTCGCCCGCCTGAAGAATCGCTTGGAAGCGGAGGGCCTCTTCGCTCGCAAGCGCCCCCTGCCCCCTTTCCCTCGGCGTATCGGCGTGGTTACTTCCCCGATGGGGGCGGTGTGGCACGATATCCAAACCACCATCCGCAAGCGCTACCCCATCGTGGAGCTGGTGCTGGCCCCTTGTCAGGTGCAAGGGGACGGTGCAGCGGACACTATCGTGGAGGCCTTAGAGGCCCTCGCCCGGGAGCCGGGTATAGACCTGGTCATTGTGGCGCGGGGTGGGGGGAGCCTGGAGGAGCTGTGGCCCTTCAACGAGGAGCGGGTGGCACGCGCCATCTTCCGCTGTCCTTTTCCGGTGATCACGGGGATCGGCCACGAGACCGATACCACAATTGCTGACCTGGTGGCAGACGTGCGCGCCCCTACGCCCACCGCCGCCGCCCAACAGGCTGTCCCCGACCGCACCGATTTGCTTCATCGCATAGACGCTTATTGGAAACGGGCGCAAGCCCTTTGGCACCGACGGCTCATCCAGGCCTCTCAGGGCCTGGAAGCCCTTACAGCGCGCCTGGTCCGTTGCGCACCCGATACGCACGCGCCCCGCCAGCAGGTGGACACCCTCCTGCGCCACGCGTACCGCGCTCTGGAGCGGTCGCTACGGTCCCGACGCATGGCTCTGAATGCCCTCATGGCGCGTCTGGAGGCTTTGAACCCTCGGCGCGTTTTGGAGCGGGGCTACGCCGTGGTTACACGTCGCGGGGAGAACCGCCCCATCACCCATCCCCGCCAGGTGGCGTCCGGGGATGCCCTGACAGTGTGGGTAATGGGGGGTGCCTTCGGGGCGCGGGCAGAGGGGTAA
- the xseB gene encoding exodeoxyribonuclease VII small subunit has translation MPQEKARPEPRTFEEAFARLERIVQRLEQGDLSLEESTQLYEEGISLARLCNELLNRAELRISRLQTSYGEQLRLAEDSPTPNDEEEDEAPPDQG, from the coding sequence ATGCCCCAGGAGAAGGCGCGCCCCGAGCCCCGCACCTTTGAGGAGGCCTTCGCCCGTCTGGAACGTATCGTCCAGCGTTTGGAGCAGGGCGACCTCTCTTTAGAGGAGAGCACCCAACTGTACGAGGAGGGAATTTCCCTGGCTCGCTTGTGTAACGAACTGCTCAACCGCGCCGAACTGCGCATCTCCCGCCTGCAAACCTCCTACGGGGAGCAGCTGCGCCTGGCCGAGGATTCCCCCACGCCCAATGACGAGGAGGAGGATGAAGCCCCACCCGATCAAGGCTGA
- a CDS encoding PHP domain-containing protein, with amino-acid sequence MKPHPIKADFHMHTRFSPDSQTAPQRLVARCQERGLNLVAVTDHNTIAGAHAVARIAPFPVIIGAEVKTADGDLIGLFLQEEVPKGLSAVETAKRIKAQGGLVFLPHPYDTVRRSVMRKSVLPDLLPLVDAVEGFNARNVFSGANTRALTLAREHRKPIVAVSDAHHPLEIGKTYTLLPFYEGTPESLLMALREAVLVCRPSSPLVHGLTVWSKVLRRLGVA; translated from the coding sequence ATGAAGCCCCACCCGATCAAGGCTGACTTCCATATGCACACGCGCTTCTCCCCCGATTCGCAGACCGCCCCCCAGCGTTTGGTGGCACGGTGCCAGGAGCGGGGGCTGAACCTGGTCGCCGTAACCGACCATAATACCATCGCGGGTGCACACGCGGTCGCCCGTATAGCCCCCTTCCCAGTGATCATCGGCGCGGAGGTGAAGACAGCGGATGGCGACCTGATCGGCCTTTTCCTTCAGGAGGAGGTGCCGAAGGGTCTTTCCGCTGTGGAGACGGCCAAGCGCATCAAGGCCCAGGGGGGGCTGGTCTTCCTCCCCCACCCCTACGATACTGTGCGCCGCTCCGTCATGCGCAAAAGTGTTCTGCCTGACCTCCTCCCCCTTGTGGATGCGGTGGAGGGGTTCAACGCGCGCAATGTGTTCAGCGGGGCCAATACTCGTGCCTTGACCCTGGCGCGGGAGCATCGCAAACCCATCGTGGCCGTGAGCGATGCGCATCATCCCCTGGAAATCGGGAAGACCTACACCCTTCTGCCCTTTTATGAGGGGACGCCGGAAAGCCTGCTGATGGCCCTGCGGGAGGCGGTGTTGGTCTGTCGCCCCTCGTCGCCCCTGGTGCATGGCCTGACGGTGTGGAGTAAGGTTCTCCGCC